In Caldisericia bacterium, a single window of DNA contains:
- a CDS encoding PEGA domain-containing protein, giving the protein MLDMIIKERYKIYDKVGSGGMATVYIARDLITYEVVAVKILKDELTSSPNYIKRFLREAEIISNMSHENITKVKDFGVDNNRYFIVMEYVEGKTLSQLIEEKGKFEIIESIDIIIQILKALQYAKENGVEAHRDIKPQNIMINKDGVVKVMDFGIARVSFTHTMTQEGAFLGTPYYISPEQAQGKEVDIRSDIYSVGITLYQLINGSPPFDSDTPWGIINMHITKEPPPLNLPEKFKDLEYVIKKSLSKNKENRYQTPEEFIKDLILIKRGKLVKKKIEFKEKEELIEGYGEIFIKTDPENAKILINEEEKGFSPLLIENLSPKKYEIFIEKDGFENQKIKIDVIPYRRAVINVKLKRKIEVSKEKILHPNLFLKKNFILLIILFLIISGISFAIYLKLKPKVPINQNIIYASLMIKSQPEGLNIYIDGKDTGFKTPYQFNNLNAKNYLIEVKYKDKTKKEEVLLSNGDSKEIFFDFEEINLVTLKIETEPEGARIFIDDKDTNFLTPHIFSDISIGTHIIKLKLDGYEDYILSINITENKEIKVNLNKLSENLGLLKIKSEPSNCNIYINNELKGKSPMEINLNEGTYKIKLTYENYEDWEKEVNIKKNEEALIEANLKKKEIILEGTLNIDSSPKAKLYIDNTYRGQTPISLKLKEGSYRIKISLTGYEDYEKVVNIVGNEEQNIIVTLKKLTSKTYLKIITKPKGVEVYIDKILVGLSDGTFEVKPGKHEIILRLEGYLDYLTEVTLNEGDTKTIDVTLEKSP; this is encoded by the coding sequence ATGTTAGATATGATTATTAAAGAAAGATATAAAATTTATGATAAAGTTGGAAGCGGGGGAATGGCAACTGTTTATATTGCAAGAGATCTTATAACTTATGAAGTTGTTGCTGTTAAAATTTTAAAAGATGAATTAACTTCTTCACCAAATTATATAAAAAGATTTTTAAGAGAAGCAGAAATTATTAGCAATATGAGTCATGAAAATATTACAAAGGTAAAAGATTTTGGGGTTGATAATAATAGATATTTTATTGTAATGGAATATGTAGAAGGGAAAACTCTTTCGCAATTAATTGAAGAAAAGGGTAAATTTGAAATAATTGAATCAATAGATATTATTATTCAAATTTTAAAAGCACTCCAATATGCAAAGGAAAACGGAGTTGAGGCACATAGAGATATAAAACCACAAAATATTATGATAAATAAAGATGGTGTTGTTAAAGTTATGGATTTTGGAATTGCAAGAGTATCTTTTACACACACAATGACTCAGGAAGGTGCTTTTTTAGGAACTCCATATTACATTTCACCAGAACAAGCACAAGGAAAAGAAGTTGATATAAGAAGTGATATTTATTCTGTTGGTATTACACTATACCAATTAATTAATGGAAGTCCTCCATTTGACTCTGATACACCATGGGGAATTATAAATATGCATATAACAAAAGAGCCTCCTCCACTTAATTTGCCAGAAAAATTTAAAGATCTTGAATATGTAATTAAAAAAAGTTTATCAAAAAATAAGGAAAATAGATATCAAACACCAGAAGAATTTATAAAAGATTTAATTTTAATAAAAAGAGGAAAATTAGTAAAAAAGAAAATTGAATTTAAAGAAAAAGAAGAGTTAATAGAAGGTTATGGAGAAATTTTTATAAAAACAGATCCAGAAAATGCAAAAATTTTAATCAATGAAGAAGAAAAAGGGTTTTCTCCTTTACTGATTGAAAATTTATCACCTAAAAAATATGAAATTTTTATTGAAAAAGACGGTTTTGAAAACCAAAAAATTAAAATTGATGTTATTCCTTATAGAAGAGCAGTAATAAATGTGAAATTAAAAAGAAAAATAGAAGTTTCAAAAGAAAAAATTTTACACCCAAATTTATTTTTAAAAAAGAATTTTATTTTATTAATTATATTGTTTTTAATAATTTCTGGTATTTCTTTTGCAATTTACTTAAAACTTAAACCAAAAGTTCCAATAAATCAAAATATAATTTATGCATCTTTAATGATTAAATCTCAACCAGAAGGTTTAAATATCTATATTGACGGAAAAGACACTGGATTTAAAACTCCTTATCAATTCAATAATTTAAATGCAAAAAATTATTTAATAGAAGTAAAATATAAAGATAAAACAAAAAAAGAGGAAGTTTTATTAAGCAATGGAGATTCAAAAGAGATTTTTTTTGATTTTGAGGAGATAAATTTAGTAACTTTAAAAATAGAAACAGAACCAGAAGGTGCGAGAATTTTTATAGATGATAAAGATACCAACTTTTTAACTCCTCATATTTTCTCTGATATTTCAATAGGAACTCACATAATTAAATTAAAACTTGATGGTTATGAAGATTATATTTTATCAATAAATATAACAGAAAATAAAGAGATAAAAGTTAATTTAAATAAATTGAGCGAAAATTTAGGATTGTTAAAAATAAAAAGCGAACCATCAAATTGTAATATTTATATAAATAATGAGTTAAAAGGAAAATCTCCAATGGAAATAAATCTAAATGAGGGAACTTATAAAATTAAATTAACTTATGAAAATTACGAAGATTGGGAAAAAGAAGTAAATATTAAAAAGAATGAAGAAGCTTTAATTGAAGCAAATTTAAAGAAGAAAGAAATAATACTAGAAGGAACTCTTAATATAGATTCATCCCCAAAAGCAAAATTATATATAGATAATACATATAGAGGTCAAACACCAATATCTTTAAAATTAAAAGAAGGTAGTTATAGAATTAAAATTTCATTAACAGGATATGAAGATTATGAAAAGGTAGTAAATATAGTAGGGAATGAAGAACAAAATATTATAGTTACTTTGAAAAAACTGACCTCTAAAACATATTTAAAAATAATAACAAAACCAAAAGGGGTTGAAGTTTATATTGATAAAATTTTAGTTGGTTTGAGTGA